The proteins below are encoded in one region of Dama dama isolate Ldn47 chromosome 21, ASM3311817v1, whole genome shotgun sequence:
- the LOC133042506 gene encoding luc7-like protein 3, whose product MISAAQLLDELMGRDRNLAPDEKRSNVRWDHESVCKYYLCGFCPAELFTNTRSDLEPCEKIHDENLRKQYEKSSRFMKVGYERDFLRYLQSLLAEVERRIRRGHARLALSQNQQSSGAAGPTGKNEEKIQVLIDKIDVLLQQIEELGSEGKVEEAQGMMKLVEQ is encoded by the coding sequence ATGATTTCAGCTGCGCAATTGTTGGATGAGTTAATGGGCAGGGACCGAAACCTCGCCCCGGATGAGAAGCGCAGCAACGTGCGGTGGGACCACGAGAGCGTTTGTAAATATTACCTCTGTGGTTTTTGTCCTGCGGAATTGTTCACAAACACTCGTTCTGATCTTGAACCATGTGAAAAAATTCATGATGAAAATCTACGAAAACAGTATGAGAAGAGTTCTCGTTTTATGAAAGTTGGCTATGAGAGAGATTTTTTGCGATACTTACAGAGTTTACTGGCAGAAGTAGAACGTAGAATTAGACGAGGTCATGCTCGTTTGGCATTGTCTCAAAACCAGCAGTCGTCTGGGGCAGCTGGTCCAACaggcaaaaatgaagaaaaaattcagGTTCTAATAGATAAAATTGATGTACTCCTGCAGCAGATTGAAGAATTAGGATctgaaggaaaagtagaagaagccCAGGGAATGATGAAATTAGTTGaacagtga